From the Roseateles sp. XES5 genome, one window contains:
- a CDS encoding Crp/Fnr family transcriptional regulator, whose amino-acid sequence MEVRRQDIHNSDIPLVCRACEARHGGVCGALTAEQLTELNKHSVRHRLDTGAEVIGQGETIVNYSNIMRGVVKLTKVMADGRQQIVGLQFAPDFLGRPFLEESAITAEAATESEVCNFPRNVLDRLVKKTPELEHKLHRQALKELDEARDWMLTLGRKTAQEKVASFLYLIATHIDPESVDMSTFDLPLSRADIADFLGLTIETVSRQFTKLRKENVIRIENNRHVTVPDMDRLMRYAGND is encoded by the coding sequence ATGGAAGTTCGCCGCCAGGATATCCATAACTCCGACATTCCGCTGGTCTGCCGTGCCTGCGAGGCGCGCCATGGCGGCGTGTGCGGCGCGCTGACGGCAGAACAGCTCACGGAGTTGAACAAGCATTCCGTCCGCCACCGGCTGGACACGGGTGCCGAGGTGATCGGCCAGGGCGAGACCATCGTCAACTATTCCAACATCATGCGCGGCGTCGTGAAGCTGACGAAGGTGATGGCGGACGGCCGCCAGCAGATCGTCGGCCTGCAGTTCGCCCCCGATTTCCTCGGCCGCCCCTTCCTCGAAGAGAGCGCAATCACCGCGGAAGCCGCGACCGAAAGCGAAGTCTGCAACTTCCCGCGCAACGTGCTCGACCGTCTCGTCAAGAAGACGCCGGAACTGGAACACAAGCTGCACCGTCAGGCGCTGAAGGAACTGGACGAGGCACGCGACTGGATGCTGACGCTCGGCCGCAAGACCGCGCAGGAGAAGGTGGCGAGCTTCCTCTATCTCATCGCCACCCATATCGACCCCGAGAGCGTCGACATGTCGACCTTCGACCTGCCGCTGTCACGCGCCGATATCGCCGATTTCCTCGGGCTGACGATCGAGACCGTCAGCCGGCAGTTCACCAAGCTGCGCAAGGAAAACGTCATCCGCATCGAGAACAACCGGCATGTCACCGTTCCCGACATGGACCGGCTGATGCGCTACGCCGGCAACGATTGA
- a CDS encoding cobyrinate a,c-diamide synthase: MSGLLIAAPSSGSGKTTVTLGLARALADAGVALVSGKAGPDYIDPAFHAAASRKPCLNYDPWAMRPELIRANAALQAKAGDFLLVEAMMGLFDGAADGTGAPADLAATLGLPVVLVVDCSRMSQSVAALVKGYTDFRADIHVAGVILNKVGSDRHEAMLCTALAASGIEILGVLRSDSMLALPERHLGLVQAGEHGTLETFIAHAAEVVTRCCALDRLIAVAGTRPALPSMQPASRLSPLGQRIAIARDQAFAFTYEHLMAGWRAAGAELLFFSPLADEAPSADADAVYLPGGYPELHAATLANADRFRLGMQDAARRGARIYGECGGYMTLGDGLVAADGSRYGMLGLLPLVTSFAARRRHLGYRRVMPLAGSGFATPMTAHEFHYSTVMEEGAADRLFAVTDAMGEDLGEAGLRRGVVSGSYMHLIDLAPEAA; encoded by the coding sequence ATGAGCGGACTGCTCATCGCCGCGCCGTCCTCCGGTTCCGGCAAGACGACGGTGACGCTCGGCCTTGCGCGGGCATTGGCCGATGCCGGCGTGGCGCTCGTCTCGGGCAAGGCGGGCCCCGACTATATCGATCCGGCCTTCCATGCCGCCGCCAGCCGAAAGCCCTGCCTCAACTACGATCCCTGGGCGATGCGCCCGGAACTGATCCGCGCCAATGCCGCGCTGCAGGCAAAGGCCGGGGACTTCCTGCTGGTGGAGGCCATGATGGGCCTCTTCGACGGCGCGGCCGACGGCACCGGCGCGCCGGCCGACCTTGCCGCGACGCTTGGTCTGCCGGTGGTTCTGGTGGTCGATTGCAGCCGTATGTCGCAGTCCGTCGCCGCGCTGGTGAAGGGCTACACGGATTTCCGCGCGGATATTCACGTGGCCGGCGTCATCCTCAACAAGGTCGGCAGCGACCGGCATGAGGCCATGCTGTGCACCGCCCTGGCGGCGAGCGGCATCGAGATTCTCGGCGTGCTGCGCAGCGATTCGATGCTCGCCCTGCCGGAGCGCCATCTCGGCCTCGTGCAGGCCGGCGAACATGGCACGCTGGAGACCTTCATCGCCCATGCGGCGGAGGTCGTGACGCGCTGCTGTGCGCTCGATCGCCTGATCGCTGTCGCCGGGACGCGTCCTGCCTTGCCGTCCATGCAGCCCGCATCGCGCCTGTCGCCGCTCGGCCAGCGCATCGCCATCGCGCGGGACCAGGCCTTCGCCTTCACCTACGAGCATCTGATGGCCGGCTGGCGGGCGGCGGGTGCTGAGCTTTTGTTTTTCTCGCCGCTGGCGGACGAGGCGCCGTCGGCGGATGCCGATGCCGTCTACCTGCCCGGCGGCTATCCCGAGCTGCATGCCGCGACCCTTGCCAATGCCGACCGTTTCCGCCTAGGCATGCAGGATGCGGCGCGCCGGGGGGCGCGCATCTATGGCGAATGCGGGGGCTACATGACTCTGGGGGACGGTCTGGTTGCGGCGGATGGATCCCGCTACGGCATGCTCGGTCTCCTGCCGCTCGTTACCAGCTTCGCCGCCCGCCGCCGCCATCTCGGTTATCGCCGCGTCATGCCGCTGGCGGGGTCCGGCTTTGCAACGCCGATGACGGCGCATGAATTCCACTATTCCACGGTCATGGAGGAGGGGGCGGCGGACCGCCTCTTCGCCGTCACGGATGCGATGGGCGAAGACCTCGGCGAGGCCGGGCTGCGCCGGGGCGTGGTCAGCGGCTCCTACATGCACCTCATCGACCTTGCGCCGGAGGCGGCATGA
- the cobA gene encoding uroporphyrinogen-III C-methyltransferase produces MHALFSALPSMEKGTVWLVGAGPGDPGLLTLHAANALQQADVIVHDALVNADCLSLARPGAVLEFAGKRGGKPSHKQRDISLRLVELARAGHRVLRLKGGDPFVFGRGGEEALTLIEHGIPFRIVPGITAGIGGLAYAGIPVTHREVNHAVTFLTGHDSSGLVPDRIHWEGIAKGSPVIVMYMAMKHIGQIAANLIAGGRSPDEPVAFVCNAATPEQSVLETTLSRAEADVEAAGIEPPAIVVVGEVVRLRASLDWLGALKDGRRLVPDPFGPRERKDPA; encoded by the coding sequence ATGCACGCCCTGTTCTCCGCCCTTCCGTCCATGGAAAAAGGCACTGTCTGGCTTGTCGGCGCCGGGCCGGGCGATCCGGGTCTCCTCACGCTGCACGCCGCCAATGCGCTGCAGCAGGCCGACGTGATCGTGCATGACGCGCTGGTCAATGCCGATTGCCTGTCGCTCGCCCGGCCGGGCGCGGTGCTGGAATTTGCCGGCAAGCGCGGCGGCAAGCCGTCGCACAAGCAGCGCGACATCTCGCTGCGGCTGGTGGAGCTTGCCCGTGCGGGCCACCGCGTGCTGCGGCTGAAGGGCGGCGATCCCTTCGTCTTCGGTCGCGGCGGCGAGGAGGCGCTGACGCTGATCGAGCACGGCATTCCCTTCCGCATCGTGCCGGGCATCACCGCCGGCATCGGCGGGCTGGCCTATGCCGGCATTCCGGTGACGCATCGCGAGGTCAACCACGCCGTCACCTTCCTCACCGGCCATGATTCCTCCGGCCTCGTGCCCGACCGCATCCATTGGGAAGGCATTGCCAAGGGCTCGCCCGTCATCGTCATGTATATGGCGATGAAGCATATCGGCCAGATCGCCGCCAATCTCATCGCGGGCGGCCGCTCCCCGGACGAGCCCGTCGCCTTCGTCTGCAATGCCGCAACGCCCGAGCAGTCGGTGCTGGAAACGACGCTGTCGCGCGCCGAGGCCGATGTCGAGGCCGCCGGCATCGAGCCGCCCGCCATCGTCGTCGTCGGCGAGGTGGTGCGCCTGCGCGCTTCGCTCGACTGGCTGGGTGCGCTGAAGGACGGCCGCAGGCTTGTGCCCGATCCCTTCGGCCCGCGCGAGCGGAAGGACCCGGCATGA
- the hemN gene encoding oxygen-independent coproporphyrinogen III oxidase, translating into MQDALVERLSSPVPRYTSYPTAPHFNEGIGAEAYADCLGKLGRANRLSLYAHIPYCDRLCWFCACHTKQTLRYEPVEAYLKGLHAEIAAIGSRVSRDAPVTALHFGGGSPTLLRPDDMIALKARLEAGFTFATDAEISVEMDPNDLDEARHDALAAIGMTRASLGIQDFDPKVQTAINRIQTFEQTRGVVEAARARGVRSVNCDILYGLPYQTMETLAETVRAVISLMPDRIALFGYAHVPWMKKHQTMIDEAALPGVVARFAQMAMAAEMLVAAGYEAVGIDHFALPADRLAVAARSGTLRRNFQGYTDDQADALIGLGASAIGQLPEGYFQNMPATGEYLRRTEEGGLAVVRGYALTGEDRARAFVIEKVMCDFGFSFADLSARHPAFAPLIKGEATGFAAADRDGLCRIEDGGFFLTATGRPFARTVAAVFDAHLASGRGRHSIAV; encoded by the coding sequence ATGCAGGACGCACTCGTCGAACGCCTTTCATCGCCGGTTCCGCGCTATACCAGCTATCCGACAGCCCCGCATTTCAACGAAGGTATCGGTGCCGAGGCCTATGCGGATTGTCTTGGAAAGCTCGGGCGCGCGAATCGCCTGTCACTTTACGCGCATATTCCCTATTGCGACCGCCTCTGCTGGTTCTGTGCCTGTCACACCAAGCAGACGCTGCGCTACGAGCCCGTCGAGGCCTATCTGAAGGGGCTCCATGCCGAGATCGCCGCCATCGGCAGCCGCGTGTCGCGCGATGCCCCCGTGACGGCGCTGCATTTCGGCGGCGGTTCGCCGACCCTGCTGCGACCGGACGACATGATCGCGCTGAAGGCCCGTCTCGAAGCGGGCTTCACCTTCGCCACTGACGCGGAAATCTCCGTCGAGATGGATCCGAACGATCTCGACGAGGCCCGTCACGATGCACTGGCCGCCATCGGCATGACCCGCGCCAGTCTCGGCATCCAGGACTTCGATCCGAAGGTGCAGACGGCGATCAACCGTATCCAGACCTTCGAGCAGACGCGCGGCGTGGTGGAGGCGGCGCGGGCGCGGGGCGTGCGCTCGGTCAATTGCGACATTCTCTACGGCCTGCCGTACCAGACGATGGAAACCCTCGCGGAGACCGTGCGCGCCGTCATTTCCCTCATGCCCGACCGCATCGCGCTTTTCGGCTATGCGCATGTGCCGTGGATGAAGAAGCACCAGACGATGATCGACGAGGCGGCGCTGCCGGGTGTCGTCGCGCGTTTCGCCCAGATGGCGATGGCGGCGGAGATGCTGGTCGCCGCCGGCTATGAGGCCGTCGGCATCGATCATTTCGCCCTTCCGGCCGACCGGCTCGCGGTCGCCGCCCGCAGCGGCACGCTGCGCCGCAATTTCCAGGGCTATACGGACGACCAGGCCGATGCCCTGATCGGCCTCGGTGCGTCGGCCATCGGCCAACTGCCGGAGGGGTATTTCCAGAACATGCCGGCGACGGGCGAATACCTGCGCCGGACGGAGGAGGGCGGTCTTGCGGTGGTGCGCGGTTACGCGTTGACCGGGGAGGACCGCGCCCGCGCCTTCGTCATCGAGAAGGTCATGTGCGATTTCGGCTTTTCCTTTGCCGATCTCTCCGCCCGGCACCCGGCCTTCGCGCCGCTGATCAAGGGCGAAGCCACCGGCTTTGCCGCGGCCGACCGGGACGGTCTTTGCCGCATCGAGGACGGCGGCTTTTTCCTGACGGCGACCGGCCGGCCGTTCGCGCGCACCGTCGCGGCGGTCTTCGACGCGCACCTTGCGAGCGGGCGCGGGCGGCATTCCATCGCGGTGTGA
- a CDS encoding L,D-transpeptidase — protein MTVTQNGIVKHRWSVSTGRKGYGTPTGSWSAKWASRNHRSRKYNNAPMPFAIFFKGGYAVHATYETKRLGRPASHGCVRLSPNNAATFYQLANRNGLSNTRIVITR, from the coding sequence ATGACCGTTACTCAGAACGGTATCGTAAAACACCGCTGGTCGGTGTCGACGGGCCGCAAGGGCTACGGCACGCCGACGGGGAGCTGGTCGGCGAAGTGGGCCTCGCGCAACCACCGTTCGCGCAAGTACAACAACGCGCCGATGCCCTTCGCGATCTTCTTCAAGGGCGGATATGCGGTGCATGCGACCTACGAGACCAAGCGTCTCGGCCGTCCGGCGTCCCATGGCTGCGTGCGGCTGTCGCCGAACAATGCGGCGACCTTCTACCAGCTGGCGAACCGCAACGGGCTCTCCAACACGCGCATCGTCATCACGCGGTAG
- a CDS encoding acyl carrier protein — protein MTATFDKVADIIAETSEIDRETITPDSHTIDDLGIDSLDFLDIVFAIDKEFGIKIPLEKWTQDVNEGKVATEEYFVLKNLCAKIDELRAAKA, from the coding sequence GTGACTGCTACATTCGACAAGGTTGCCGACATCATTGCTGAGACGAGCGAGATCGATCGCGAGACGATTACGCCGGACAGCCACACGATCGACGATCTCGGCATCGACAGCCTGGACTTCCTCGACATCGTTTTCGCGATCGACAAGGAATTCGGCATCAAGATCCCGCTGGAAAAGTGGACGCAGGACGTCAACGAAGGCAAGGTTGCGACGGAAGAGTACTTCGTCCTGAAGAACCTCTGCGCCAAGATTGACGAACTGCGGGCTGCCAAGGCCTGA
- the cobD gene encoding threonine-phosphate decarboxylase CobD: MSAPRIVHGGGIAAAAARFGGRPEDWLDLSTGINPNPVAVPAVDIAAWHRLPDRHRQDAARAAAARYYNTPKALPLPVPGTQSVIQLLPRLVAAGRRAAVLVPTYGEYARVLGNAGIAVDPIDSLDGVTEAHGLVVVVNPNNPDGRLFSRDDLLALHARVHAQGGLIVVDEAFGDMRPDGCIAPLTGGGMPGLLVFRSFGKFFGLAGLRLGFVVGEAAVLDRIEDGLGPWAVSGPALTIATTLMAGDTGAIRRDIALRKAALDRVLSSAGLSILGGTDLFSLVDHEDAAALQEGLCRHHILVRPFDYNARWLRFGLAPDAAGDARLAAALVATRGG, from the coding sequence ATGAGCGCGCCGCGCATCGTCCATGGCGGCGGCATCGCCGCCGCTGCCGCGCGCTTCGGTGGCCGGCCTGAGGATTGGCTGGACCTTTCCACCGGCATCAACCCCAATCCCGTCGCCGTTCCCGCGGTCGATATCGCTGCCTGGCATCGCCTGCCGGACCGGCACCGGCAGGATGCGGCCCGGGCGGCTGCCGCGCGGTATTACAACACGCCGAAGGCCTTGCCGCTGCCCGTTCCCGGCACGCAGTCCGTCATCCAGCTCCTGCCGCGTCTCGTCGCTGCCGGCCGCCGCGCCGCCGTGCTCGTTCCGACCTATGGCGAATATGCCCGGGTGCTTGGCAATGCCGGCATCGCGGTGGATCCTATCGACAGTCTCGATGGCGTCACCGAGGCCCATGGCCTCGTCGTCGTCGTCAACCCGAACAATCCCGACGGCCGTCTGTTCTCGCGGGACGACCTGCTCGCCCTTCACGCCCGCGTTCACGCACAGGGCGGTCTCATCGTCGTCGACGAGGCCTTCGGCGACATGCGCCCGGATGGCTGCATCGCGCCGCTCACCGGTGGCGGCATGCCGGGCCTGCTCGTCTTCCGCTCCTTCGGCAAGTTCTTCGGCCTTGCCGGCCTGCGCCTCGGCTTCGTGGTGGGCGAGGCGGCGGTGCTCGACCGCATTGAGGACGGGCTCGGCCCCTGGGCCGTTTCCGGTCCGGCGCTGACCATCGCCACGACACTCATGGCGGGTGACACCGGCGCCATCCGCCGGGACATCGCGCTGCGCAAGGCCGCGCTCGATCGGGTGCTGTCCTCTGCCGGTCTTTCGATCCTCGGCGGTACGGATCTCTTCTCGCTGGTCGATCATGAGGACGCCGCTGCCCTGCAGGAAGGGCTTTGCCGCCATCACATCCTGGTACGTCCGTTCGACTACAATGCCCGCTGGCTGCGCTTCGGCCTTGCGCCCGACGCGGCGGGCGACGCCCGGCTGGCTGCGGCGCTTGTCGCGACAAGGGGCGGGTAA
- the cbiB gene encoding adenosylcobinamide-phosphate synthase CbiB: MAETLVILFLALVLDRLVGDPDALWRRVPHPVVLFGKAIGVIDRLFNEKRLSAETKRFNGAAGIAGLLAASVFLGFLLHRVLAPFGLVGALVETVIVAIFLAQKSLHDHVLAVSTGLKQGGIEGGRQAVSMIVGRDPATLDEPAICRAGIESLAENFSDGVVAPALWYAVFGLPGLFAYKMLNTADSMIGHKNAKYLEFGWASARLDDLANWPAARLSILFLAAGAWLAKGRAAARLAVGTALRDAGLHRSPNSGWPEAAMAGALGIGLAGPRIYGGTRVDEPMMNASGRTVATVADIDLSLRIFSYACAALAAAVLIAALPAALL; this comes from the coding sequence ATGGCAGAGACGCTGGTCATCCTCTTCCTTGCGCTCGTGCTGGATCGTCTCGTCGGCGACCCGGATGCACTGTGGCGGCGCGTGCCGCATCCCGTCGTGCTGTTCGGCAAGGCGATCGGCGTGATCGACCGCCTCTTCAACGAAAAGCGCCTTTCGGCCGAAACCAAGCGCTTCAACGGCGCGGCCGGCATTGCCGGCCTGCTCGCCGCCAGCGTCTTCCTCGGCTTCCTGCTGCATCGGGTCCTTGCACCGTTCGGCCTCGTCGGCGCGCTGGTCGAGACGGTTATCGTCGCCATCTTCCTTGCGCAGAAGAGCCTGCACGATCACGTTCTTGCCGTCTCCACCGGTCTCAAGCAGGGCGGTATCGAGGGCGGGCGGCAGGCCGTGTCGATGATCGTCGGGCGCGATCCGGCGACGCTGGACGAGCCGGCGATCTGCCGGGCCGGCATCGAGAGCCTCGCCGAGAATTTCTCCGACGGCGTCGTCGCCCCGGCGCTCTGGTATGCGGTGTTCGGCCTTCCGGGCCTCTTCGCCTACAAGATGCTGAACACGGCCGATTCGATGATCGGCCACAAGAATGCGAAATATCTCGAATTCGGCTGGGCGTCCGCCCGGCTGGACGATCTCGCCAACTGGCCGGCGGCCCGGCTGTCCATCCTGTTCCTCGCCGCCGGCGCATGGCTGGCGAAGGGCAGGGCGGCCGCGCGCCTTGCGGTCGGCACGGCGCTGCGGGATGCGGGCCTGCACCGTTCGCCCAACTCCGGCTGGCCGGAAGCGGCCATGGCCGGCGCGCTCGGCATCGGCCTTGCCGGCCCCCGCATCTATGGCGGCACGCGGGTCGACGAACCGATGATGAATGCCAGCGGCCGCACCGTCGCGACTGTCGCCGACATCGACCTTTCGCTTCGTATCTTTTCCTATGCCTGCGCTGCTCTTGCGGCCGCGGTATTGATCGCAGCACTTCCGGCCGCTTTGCTTTGA